From Ptiloglossa arizonensis isolate GNS036 chromosome 10, iyPtiAriz1_principal, whole genome shotgun sequence, the proteins below share one genomic window:
- the Dctn6-p27 gene encoding dynactin subunit 6 yields the protein MSLSVGRRTNLKISVGAVVCEECFLKGDITIGPKTVIHPRANIIAEAGPIIIGEGNIIEEMATITNRLPPNSPELTTIPVQIVGSYNVFETDSTCEAFKLGDNNILESKAFVGREVEITNGCVIGASCILTEPETIPENTIIYGSQRQRREMYDKPYPQIGQLEYLIKILPNYHHLRKPNISPIKNDSGM from the exons CTTGAAGATATCGGTAGGAGCTGTAGTATGCGAGGAATGTTTTTTAAAGGGGGACATTACCATTGGTCCAAAAACTGTAATACATCCACGAGCCAATATTATTGCAGAGGCTGGCCCTATTATAATAGGTGAAGGGAATATTATCGAGGAAATGGCAACAATAACAAACAG attACCACCAAATTCACCTGAATTGACAACGATTCCGGTACAAATAGTGGGCAGTTATAATGTATTTGAGACAGATAGTACCTGCGAAGCTTTCAAACTCGGggataataatattttagaaaGCAAAG caTTTGTTGGGCGTGAAGTTGAAATAACTAATGGCTGTGTCATAGGAGCATCGTGCATATTGACAGAACCAGAAACAATACCTGAAAACACTATAATATATGGTAGTCAACGTCAACGTAGAGAAATGTATGATAAACCTTAT CCTCAGATAGGTCAACTGGAATATTTAATTAAGATTCTACCTAACTATCACCATCTTCGAAAACCTAATATATCCCCCATAAAGAACGACAGTGGAATGTAA